A portion of the Cryptomeria japonica chromosome 5, Sugi_1.0, whole genome shotgun sequence genome contains these proteins:
- the LOC131051427 gene encoding L-gulonolactone oxidase 5-like: MGGKGKWSTRVSRGGEFVGDEEEGDVDGNANDGNEGHGVCFHLSNGVSLFWEIVVLGYLDLPPCAWCPTLGQRDPVFCATVALFVGVEFVHALHGGLVYVVDSVAVLVVGWVYLVESDVWGPEVLQRVATPSSIFVMNLWLVQWLKKVFPLTFVSSSQVVFSKKERNKDAFGAHSSPRNITELVSHFGKCEMRMMSRTLTILYAFILYFTPALSTNEKTRSCRPASSVQCRSHGCEIFNYQGIWEDRSICKAASVARPTSEAQLVRAVAHAIYNSKKIKVVSRHAHSLSKLVCVESDGFIISTENYDSVIEVNRKAMTITVQAGTMMSDVIEAAAKHGLALPAMPYISGVSAAGVISTGAHGSSLAGKGSGVYEYVVGMRIVVPGSPFDGYAKIITLTEADEDLKAARLALGTLGAISEITFALRPMFKRSVSVYVKDDFDLENETERFLRAHTFGDIRWLPSHRKVVFHASNRVSVDVAGDGSSAMTGAPTTVADIETGAYQFDSIQAEADVDAICNLVGNGTIQAVANGNGFLNDGKRFTGYPVIGFNHRMQTSGKCEQVPKQKDKSCTPTQILDKNETTCSWDRRVHTSLYFDVELRVPLSRFREAMADVKKIRDLNPQRMCDLGFIFIRSIKKSEVYLGPAEDQVTMELLTYRPREAGTPKWNEDVYQEIEQMLIEKYGGTLHWGKSGGHLFGGLAKQTVNLEKFLEVKGRFDPDGVFSNDWTDGLFGIGGKGVEEWRDGCALDKMCKCKEDKHCAPSKGFLCRSGRIWKYAHVCKKVK, encoded by the exons ATGGGTGGGAAGGGAAAGTGGAGCACTAGGGTTTCAAGAGGAGGGGAGTTTGTAGGGGATGAGGAGGAAGGAGATGTTGATGGCAATGCGAATGATGGAAATGAAGGCCATGGTGTGTGTTTTCACCTATCCAATGGTGTTTCCCTCTTTTGGGAAATTGTGGTTCTAGGGTACTTGGATTTGCCTCCTTGTGCATGGTGCCCTACTTTGGGTCAAAGGGATCCCGTCTTTTGTGCCACAG TGGCTTTGTTTGTGGGGGTAGAATTTGTCCATGCCTTGCATGGTGGTTTAGTGTATGTGGTTGATAGTGTTGCAGTGCTTGTTGTTGGGTGGGTTTATCTTGTTGAAAGTGATGTTTGGGGCCCAGAGGTGCTTCAAAGGGTAGCAACCCCCTCCTCTATTTTTGTCATGAATCTGTGGCTTGTTCAATGGTTAAAGAAGGTGTTTCCTTTGACATTTGTGTCTTCTTCCCAGGTGGTTTTTAG caagaaagaaagaaataaagatgCGTTTGGAGCCCATTCTTCTCCTCGGAACATAACAGAACTCGTTTCACATTTCGGAAAGTGCGAAATGAGAATGATGAGTCGCACTCTAACTATTTTGTATGCGTTTATCTTGTATTTCACCCCAGCTTTGAGCACAAACGAGAAAACAAGATCGTGCCGACCTGCTTCATCTGTTCAATGCAGAAGCCATGGATGCGAAATCTTCAATTACCAGGGCATATGGGAGGACCGTTCCATTTGCAAGGCAGCCAGCGTGGCGAGGCCTACTTCAGAGGCCCAACTCGTCCGTGCTGTTGCCCACGCTATTTACAACTCTAAGAAGATCAAAGTGGTGAGCAGACATGCTCACAGCCTATCAAAGCTCGTCTGTGTTGAGAGCGATGGATTCATCATTTCGACGGAAAATTATGACTCCGTCATTGAAGTGAATAGAAAGGCCATGACAATCACTGTCCAAGCCGGAACGATGATGAGTGATGTGATCGAAGCAGCTGCAAAGCATGGCCTCGCTCTACCCGCCATGCCTTACATCAGTGGAGTTTCTGCAGCCGGCGTTATTTCCACCGGAGCCCACGGCAGCAGTTTAGCCGGGAAAGGCAGTGGAGTTTATGAATACGTGGTGGGAATGAGAATCGTAGTTCCTGGTTCTCCTTTCGATGGTTACGCAAAGATCATAACTTTGACTGAAGCAGATGAAGATCTCAAGGCTGCCAGATTGGCTCTGGGAACCCTGGGAGCAATTTCAGAGATAACATTCGCTTTGCGGCCCATGTTTAAACGATCGGTTTCTGTCTATGTGAAAGATGATTTCGATCTGGAAAATGAAACGGAACGTTTCCTCAGAGCTCACACATTTGGTGATATAAGATGGCTTCCTTCACACCGGAAGGTCGTTTTTCATGCCAGCAATCGCGTTTCTGTTGATGTTGCAGGAGACGGCAGCAGCGCAATGACCGGTGCTCCCACCACGGTAGCTGACATTGAAACAGGGGCTTATCAAT TTGATTCAATCCAGGCAGAAGCAGACGTGGACGCAATTTGCAACCTTGTTGGAAACGGGACAATTCAAGCTGTGGCGAATGGCAACGGGTTTTTGAATGACGGGAAACGCTTCACAGGCTACCCAGTTATCGGTTTCAATCATCGCATGCAGACATCTGGTAAATGCGAACAAGTTCCTAAACAAAAAGATAAGAGCTGTACTCCTACCCAAATTTTAGATAAAAATGAGACCACATGTAGCTGGGACCGTCGAGTGCACACGTCTTTGTATTTTGACGTGGAACTGAGAGTGCCTTTGTCTCGATTCCGAGAGGCCATGGCCGATGTAAAGAAAATAAGAGATTTGAATCCTCAAAGAATGTGCGACTTAGGTTTCATATTTATTCGGTCTATTAAGAAGTCGGAGGTGTACCTGGGACCGGCTGAGGATCAGGTGACGATGGAACTCCTAACTTATCGACCAAGGGAAGCGGGTACACCCAAGTGGAATGAAGATGTGTATCAAGAGATAGAGCAGATGTTGATCGAGAAATATGGAGGAACGCTACACTGGGGAAAGTCTGGAGGTCACTTGTTTGGAGGGTTAGCTAAACAGACGGTGAACTTGGAAAAATTTTTGGAGGTGAAGGGGAGGTTTGATCCAGATGGAGTGTTTTCTAATGATTGGACGGACGGATTGTTTGGAATTGGAGGGAAAGGTGTGGAGGAGTGGAGAGATGGATGTGCACTAGACAAAATGTGTAAATGTAAAGAGGATAAACATTGCGCTCCAAGCAAAggttttttgtgcaggtcagggaGAATATGGAAGTATGCTCATGTTTGTAAGAAGGTCAAATGA